One window of Carassius auratus strain Wakin chromosome 17, ASM336829v1, whole genome shotgun sequence genomic DNA carries:
- the LOC113117115 gene encoding NPC intracellular cholesterol transporter 2-like, with protein sequence MDYYRVLGVVLFSLLAYTNAEQVKFADCGSTEGKVSEVNIQPCPSQPCQLHKGQSYTVNVTFTSSVASQNCTAVVHGVVSGIPVPFHIPQSDGCKSGIQCPIEPQKVYSYVNQLPVKTGYPAIKLVVEWELIDDFSKDLFCIKFPVQIVN encoded by the exons ATGGATTATTACCGTGTGCTCGGcgttgttttattttctcttctggCTTACACTAATGCCGAGCAGGTGAAATTTGCCGATTGTG GCTCAACAGAAGGAAAAGTTTCTGAGGTTAACATCCAGCCCTGCCCATCACAGCCATGCCAGCTTCACAAGGGACAGTCCTACACAGTCAATGTAACCTTCACCAGCA GTGTTGCCAGTCAGAACTGCACAGCTGTGGTTCACGGAGTGGTCTCTGGGATCCCCGTCCCCTTCCATATTCCTCAATCAGATGGGTGCAAGTCTGGAATCCAGTGTCCTATCGAGCCACAAAAAGTTTACAGCTACGTCAACCAGTTGCCTGTCAAGACCGGGTATCCAGCA ATAAAACTGGTGGTGGAATGGGAATTAATAGATGACTTCAGCAAAGACTTATTTTGCATCAAGTTCCCTGTTCAGATTGTGAACTGA
- the gskip gene encoding GSK3-beta interaction protein isoform X1 — translation MSRKCSGELSPEEGMEVDCTPEELSKCSYEERCVELGEVKDMRLEAEAVVSDVLFAVTDMHVSHSLSSGLDMAYINLETREGKRYCLELTEAGLRVVGHGFDQVDEGLSSQYHETVYSLLDSLSPGYREAFGNALLQRLERLKQNGQ, via the exons ATGAGCCGGAAGTGTTCTGGCGAACTATCCCCGGAGGAG GGGATGGAGGTGGACTGTACGCCGGAGGAGCTGTCGAAGTGTTCGTATGAGGAGCGCTgtgtggagctgggggaggtgaaGGACATGCggctggaggccgaggcggtggtcAGTGATGTGCTCTTCGCGGTCACAGACATGCAcgtctctcacagtctctccagCGGACTGGATATGGCCTACATAAACCTGGAGACCAGAGAGGGAAAACGATACTGCTTGGAGCTCACCGAGGCAGGGTTAAGG GTGGTGGGACACGGCTTCGATCAGGTGGATGAGGGCTTGAGCTCCCAGTATCATGAGACCGTTTACTCACTGCTGGACTCCCTCAGCCCCGGATACAGAGAAGCGTTTGGAAACGCTCTGCTACAGAGACTGGAGAGGCTCAAACAGAACGGACAGTGA
- the gskip gene encoding GSK3-beta interaction protein isoform X2: MGMEVDCTPEELSKCSYEERCVELGEVKDMRLEAEAVVSDVLFAVTDMHVSHSLSSGLDMAYINLETREGKRYCLELTEAGLRVVGHGFDQVDEGLSSQYHETVYSLLDSLSPGYREAFGNALLQRLERLKQNGQ; this comes from the exons ATG GGGATGGAGGTGGACTGTACGCCGGAGGAGCTGTCGAAGTGTTCGTATGAGGAGCGCTgtgtggagctgggggaggtgaaGGACATGCggctggaggccgaggcggtggtcAGTGATGTGCTCTTCGCGGTCACAGACATGCAcgtctctcacagtctctccagCGGACTGGATATGGCCTACATAAACCTGGAGACCAGAGAGGGAAAACGATACTGCTTGGAGCTCACCGAGGCAGGGTTAAGG GTGGTGGGACACGGCTTCGATCAGGTGGATGAGGGCTTGAGCTCCCAGTATCATGAGACCGTTTACTCACTGCTGGACTCCCTCAGCCCCGGATACAGAGAAGCGTTTGGAAACGCTCTGCTACAGAGACTGGAGAGGCTCAAACAGAACGGACAGTGA